A portion of the Esox lucius isolate fEsoLuc1 chromosome 20, fEsoLuc1.pri, whole genome shotgun sequence genome contains these proteins:
- the LOC105007016 gene encoding small ubiquitin-related modifier 1, giving the protein MSDTDTKPSSQDGGDKKDGEYIKLKVIGQDNSEIHFKVKMTTHLKKLKESYSQRQGVHMSTLRFLFEGQRISDNQTPKELGMEDEDVIEVYQEQTGGHRNK; this is encoded by the exons GACACAAAACCTTCTAGTCAGGATGGCGGAGACAAGAAAGATGGAGAGTACATCAAATTGAAAGTCATTGGTCAG GACAACAGTGAAATTCACTTCAAAGTGAAGATGACGACACACCTGAAAAAACTGAAGGAGTCCTACAGCCAGAGACAG GGTGTTCACATGAGCACTTTACGGTTTCTATTCGAGGGACAAAGAATCTCAGACAACCAAACCCCAAAAGAG CTGGGGATGGAGGACGAGGATGTCATTGAGGTTTATCAGGAGCAGACTGGAGGACATAGGAATAAATAA